One Phalacrocorax aristotelis chromosome Z, bGulAri2.1, whole genome shotgun sequence DNA window includes the following coding sequences:
- the LOC142050742 gene encoding uncharacterized protein LOC142050742 isoform X1 encodes MSRTKRQHDTHCCSAREREQLDMPGSPSPPQHVESMVTELEERCPICLGSCEEPGFVMPCFHRFCYPCILRWAEIKPECPLCKRTVTSVLHSVQEDDDYVEHVLTPPMTPSVAVRQAGRVPRPPAAHNLHHPGASQRWAAGGVPRRPVGGLQPPNWMNSFQNQPTLLNILQRWVHQEQEEIFGILTNHGMDTEGPGHMQGVSLQNRRATRVQQPARVAGQGRSRDTHPLRSWQDARAAGEREGSPTGAPGPAASQGGSLTPSPAPTSSPARTSADELPGTSPVATGEDPSSHPSAPVAIPVEQEEPQEEPGEAVPGPSTSSQGPERSRGGTRQPPKRKTGSSEASPAKKRPAPHQ; translated from the coding sequence CACGACACCCACTGCTGCAGcgccagagagagggagcagcTCGACATGCccggctcccccagcccaccgcAGCACGTGGAGAGCATGGTCACAGAGCTGGAGGAGCGCTGCCCCATCTGCCTTGGCAGCTGCGAGGAGCCCGGCTTTGTCATGCCGTGCTTCCACCGGTTCTGCTACCCCTGCATCCTGCGGTGGGCTGAGATCAAGCCCGAGTGCCCCCTCTGCAAGAGGACAGTGACCTCCGTCTTGCACTCGGTGCAGGAGGATGATGATTACGTGGAGCATGTCCTCACACCACCCATGACACCATCAGTCGCCGTCCGCCAGGCGGGAAGAGTTCCCAGACCACCAGCCGCCCACAACCTCCATCACCCTGGAGCATCCCAAcggtgggctgcaggaggggtgcccaggcgTCCCGTGGGCGGCCTCCAGCCCCCAAACTGGATGAACTCTTTCCAGAACCAGCCAACGCTCCTCAACATCCTGCAGCGCTGGGTCCATCAGGAGCAAGAGGAGATCTTTGGCATCCTAACCAACCACGGCATGGATACAGAGGGGCCGGGCCACATGCAGGGGGTCTCCCTGCAAAACCGCAGGGCGACACGTGTGCAACAGCCTGCACGTGTCGCTGGGCAAGGGCGCAGCAGAGACACCCACCCTCTGCGGAGCTGGCAGGACGCCCGTGCTGCCGGGGAGCGGGAGGGCAGCCCCACGGGtgcccctggccctgctgcctcccaaggAGGGTCTCTcactcccagcccagcccccaccagcagccctgcaAGAACCAGCGCAGACGAGCTCCCCGGCACCTCACCCGTTGCCACTGGTGAGGATCCCAGCAGCCACCCCTCTGCTCCCGTTGCCATCCCTGTGGAGCAAGAAGAGCCCCAGGAGGAGCCAGGGGAGGCTGTGCCCGGGCCCTCCACCTCCAGCCAGGGCCCTGAACGCTCCCGTGGGGGGACACGGCAACCCCCAAAGAGGAAGACTGGCAGCTCCGAGGCCTCTCCTGCCAAGAAGAGGCCAGCACCACATCAGTGA
- the LOC142050153 gene encoding nuclear factor interleukin-3-regulated protein, which translates to MQLRKMQTLKKEHGPVDTSSNVDKIMVLKSTLAEVSEELSTNEDILLTEASSGKSKSSACRRKREFIPDEKKDAMYWEKRRKNNEAAKRSREKRRLNDLVLENKLIALGEENATLKAELLSLKLKFGLISSAAYAQEIQKLSSSTTVYFQDYQSSKSNINSFVDEHEPSIVGSSCISVIKHSPQSSMSDVSEISSVEHTQPSRIQSSCRSPENKFQIIKQEPMELEREPRDDRGSYKASIYPNYMGATFNVYSHSPPLLQVNRSSSNSPRTSETDDGVVGKSSDGEDEQQVPKGPIHSPVEHKNVHAIVKVPEVNSSALPHKLRIKAKAMQVKVEAMDNDYDATQKLSSPIDMSSKRHFELEKHGAQNLVHSSHTPFSVQVTNIQDWSLKPELWHQKELNVKIQSGCKTGVVEIKDNIYNVSESENLYLKQGIANLSAEVASLKRLITTQQISASDSG; encoded by the coding sequence atgcagctgagaaaaatgcaGACCCTTAAAAAGGAACACGGACCTGTTGACACAAGTAGCAATGTGGACAAAATCATGGTACTTAAGTCAACTTTAGCAGAAGTGTCTGAAGAATTGTCTACAAACGAAGACATACTACTTACTGAAGCAAGCAGTGGAAAAAGCAAATCCTCAGCTTGCCGGAGAAAGCGAGAATTCATTCCAGATGAAAAGAAGGATGCTATGTATTGGGAGAAAAGAcggaaaaataatgaagctgCCAAAAGATCTCGTGAAAAACGACGACTGAATGACCTTGTCTTAGAGAACAAACTAATTGCACTGGGAGAGGAGAATGCCACTTTGAAGGCGGAGCTGCTTTCGCTGAAGCTAAAGTTTGGTTTAATCAGTTCTGCAGCCTATGCCCAAGAGATACAGAAACTCAGTAGCTCAACAACCGTGTATTTCCAAGACTATCAGAGTTCCAAGTCAAATATTAACTCATTTGTAGATGAACATGAACCATCTATAGTTGGTAGCAGTTGTATTTCTGTCATTAAACATTCTCCTCAAAGCTCAATGTCCGACGTGTCTGAAATATCATCCGTAGAGCACACTCAACCAAGTCGTatacaaagcagctgcagaagtccCGAAAATAAGTTCCAGATCATAAAGCAGGAGCCCATGGAATTAGAGAGAGAGCCAAGAGATGACAGAGGTTCATATAAAGCATCCATATATCCCAACTACATGGGAGCTACCTTTAACGTGTACTCACATTCTCCTCCTCTCTTGCAAGTTAATAGGTCCTCCAGTAATTCCCCCAGAACGTCAGAAACCGATGATGGTGTAGTTGGAAAGTCATCCGATGGAGAAGATGAACAGCAGGTTCCTAAGGGTCCAATCCATTCCCCAGTTGAACATAAAAATGTTCATGCAATAGTTAAAGTTCCAGAAGTGAATTCTTCAGCTTTGCCTCACAAGCTTCGAATTAAAGCCAAAGCCATGCAAGTAAAAGTGGAAGCAATGGATAATGACTATGATGCAACACAGAAATTGTCATCACCCATTGACATGTCCTCAAAAAGACACTTTGAGCTTGAAAAACACGGTGCACAAAACTTGGTGCATTCTTCTCACACTCCTTTCTCGGTTCAAGTGACTAACATCCAAGACTGGTCACTTAAACCAGAGCTCTGGCATCAGAAGGAACTCAATGTAAAAATTCAGAGTGGTTGCAAAACTGGAGTTGTtgaaataaaagacaatatCTACAACGTCTCTGAGTCAGAGAACCTGTATTTGAAGCAGGGCATAGCAAACTTATCTGCAGAGGTTGCTTCACTTAAAAGACTTATAACTACACAACAAATCTCTGCGTCAGACTCTGGTTAA
- the LOC142050742 gene encoding uncharacterized protein LOC142050742 isoform X2, producing MPGSPSPPQHVESMVTELEERCPICLGSCEEPGFVMPCFHRFCYPCILRWAEIKPECPLCKRTVTSVLHSVQEDDDYVEHVLTPPMTPSVAVRQAGRVPRPPAAHNLHHPGASQRWAAGGVPRRPVGGLQPPNWMNSFQNQPTLLNILQRWVHQEQEEIFGILTNHGMDTEGPGHMQGVSLQNRRATRVQQPARVAGQGRSRDTHPLRSWQDARAAGEREGSPTGAPGPAASQGGSLTPSPAPTSSPARTSADELPGTSPVATGEDPSSHPSAPVAIPVEQEEPQEEPGEAVPGPSTSSQGPERSRGGTRQPPKRKTGSSEASPAKKRPAPHQ from the coding sequence ATGCccggctcccccagcccaccgcAGCACGTGGAGAGCATGGTCACAGAGCTGGAGGAGCGCTGCCCCATCTGCCTTGGCAGCTGCGAGGAGCCCGGCTTTGTCATGCCGTGCTTCCACCGGTTCTGCTACCCCTGCATCCTGCGGTGGGCTGAGATCAAGCCCGAGTGCCCCCTCTGCAAGAGGACAGTGACCTCCGTCTTGCACTCGGTGCAGGAGGATGATGATTACGTGGAGCATGTCCTCACACCACCCATGACACCATCAGTCGCCGTCCGCCAGGCGGGAAGAGTTCCCAGACCACCAGCCGCCCACAACCTCCATCACCCTGGAGCATCCCAAcggtgggctgcaggaggggtgcccaggcgTCCCGTGGGCGGCCTCCAGCCCCCAAACTGGATGAACTCTTTCCAGAACCAGCCAACGCTCCTCAACATCCTGCAGCGCTGGGTCCATCAGGAGCAAGAGGAGATCTTTGGCATCCTAACCAACCACGGCATGGATACAGAGGGGCCGGGCCACATGCAGGGGGTCTCCCTGCAAAACCGCAGGGCGACACGTGTGCAACAGCCTGCACGTGTCGCTGGGCAAGGGCGCAGCAGAGACACCCACCCTCTGCGGAGCTGGCAGGACGCCCGTGCTGCCGGGGAGCGGGAGGGCAGCCCCACGGGtgcccctggccctgctgcctcccaaggAGGGTCTCTcactcccagcccagcccccaccagcagccctgcaAGAACCAGCGCAGACGAGCTCCCCGGCACCTCACCCGTTGCCACTGGTGAGGATCCCAGCAGCCACCCCTCTGCTCCCGTTGCCATCCCTGTGGAGCAAGAAGAGCCCCAGGAGGAGCCAGGGGAGGCTGTGCCCGGGCCCTCCACCTCCAGCCAGGGCCCTGAACGCTCCCGTGGGGGGACACGGCAACCCCCAAAGAGGAAGACTGGCAGCTCCGAGGCCTCTCCTGCCAAGAAGAGGCCAGCACCACATCAGTGA